In the Argiope bruennichi chromosome 8, qqArgBrue1.1, whole genome shotgun sequence genome, cctatttctttgaataatctggcCTATAACGTTTTTGAGATTCACAGAGAGAGAgcgtgaatatgagataaggttaaaaagatgtttggaaccataagtacatgaagatttttaacttaatattaaatcacACATGCAACTggtagttttatctcttcttgtctatttgatggatctggttggtttgactatttttgtaaagaacactgttgttcttcagcaTTGTCATTGTCACTATTAATAGTTTCTGATGCACTAGTATTTTTTTTGTCCGtttttgattaaacttaactattctgcgtagttctttactctttcttgcttctttcttccttaAAGCGCATATGTTGTAGCTATATCAttattacctataaccattttcctgttagagcgttgatcgtttagaacattttataccataattggcattttattttttccttttatataagtCAGTAATATCAGATAAATGTCTAGTTTCTTATCTAAATTCTGTGGggttggaatcaaacttatctgaacattttcttcttttagacTTATCATGCTTTTCTTCTCATCTTgctaaattcctgtatttagcatgataaacttttatcatttgtgaaattctttttcaaaaggcaactttttagcgctattacaaattaaaaatcaaaaattgattttttcgttccaccctattgTTCAGTACTTTTATTTACCCTAATTTCTCCTTTCCGACGATTTCGATATATATACTGCTCGATTTactcattttttcatattattcaaaaacaaaaaacaattagctttaatttggattttataaAACATAGAAACATTCCAAACATACAAGTTATTGtcaaataatgataaacaaatttggaaaaatttttccTCCccataattgttttatatatatatatatagatatatagatattataaaatacttattttgtaaaaattttgtataaaataggtttaaaaacaCATATGAAccatttaaaaaccaaatttctaataatagaatCATTTTCTCCCATACAAAGCTGTATGAAGCAAACgtcatctaatttaaaaatttattaattatattaataaatttcttcagaatctatggaaaatatttcttttttcaagaatgcgtaatataagtattatttctATCCAGTTTGTAAACGACGGAGTTCGCATgataaataatgtgaaattttcaattttccccattatgaagcattaaaaccATTAAGttgcaaaagcattttaaataaatagattgttaTTTGGCATGGAGTTGTGTTATgttatgtaattcaaaaattccaaatattattataccaaattatgAGGTATGAgactttagattttaatttatgagactTTTCTACAAAAAGAATATTACCAAAgtttgaatataagaaaataagcatTTGAAGAAGTAAAATAGCACTAAGATTtgaattatgcaaatataaaaaaagcgtTGTAACATCtcaaagaattaaattagaaacaaaatttgaacGGTTTATAGAGAAAGCtactcagaaatttaaaataaggaattaaaaaaatatttgctatccctccaattaacttttttttaattatctccttattaaagctttaaaattgaGCATCatctgatattaataaaaaaaaaagacaattttgattaaaagcagaagtttttttttattttaataatacttggTTCAGGATTAGATTCAAGAGATTACATATTCGGGGAAGCTGGTTTGATTGCCGATTTTTTTCCAATggttttcatcatttttcttaaaaatttgcttttaaccATTACAACAGATTGCATATAGATAAATTGCATTATAATCACTATcataaaaatggcatttaattTGCGGAGGAACtataatgatatatatacattatttatttttttataaaatgatatattataaatcaaataaaaaattgatttgatctataacattttataatacaaCGAAGGTCCAGTATGAATTTAGAaagtatatatttcctttaaaaaattgagtGGGAACTATACTCAGAATTGAAATTTGATGTAAGGAAAAcctttagaatttcatttaactggCCAGACTATCAAGCGGATTTCGTTTCTTAGTTATAATTTCTCTCAGACgaaataaaggaattttgaataacgatttattcaaaatcaagaaatttaaaaccACAAATTCACAAAAAATCGTAATCttaatcattaaaagaaactattaaacAGAAAGAATCgagattaaaagataaataaaatttatgcaaaactcCTCAAAAGGCTGAGACAATTTTAAGTTGGCACCGGAAATCATAGCCAAATGGATTTAATCGAAAACTTCCTCATTcaggaaaagaaaaaggaaagtaaTAAAAGACTGAAGCATGCGAATTACCCTTTCTGATTACacaataattatcatatatattttttcaatattttaatgtttaattattttttattgtaattagaaTTCTGAAAACCGACGTAGAAATGTTTCTGCGAGTGACCGGGAAACGGCGTCTCTTCAACGAGAATCTTCTGTAAAATCGGTTACTTTGCCAACATATGAAGATTTGCAACCACCACCTTATGACGTGGCAGTtcatctataattataataaactatgACTTTTCATTCAAGATTTTAAGTTTTTGGAAACTAagcatatataattttagttctttttatttttgtatgaaattctgtgtaataattaataaactttttacatACATCTGAAGAGTTTTTATCTTACTTTAAGTTTTATCTGCACGCTAACATCAAGACAATTTAtcagtatataaatttttttaggaataatactttgtgattttttaatcttaaggaattagaaaatataaatgtctGCATCAAGAAAACATAATGAAGGGTTTTTGGGAgtaagaacaaaataaaagaagaatctcaaaaaatgtatttttacaacaGCATTAAGCTACATTcatagtttcattttcattatctcaaaataaattacaacCTTGTATATGAATGTACTTCTACGCAATACATCTGGCATCATGAGATTTTCTTCAGATTACAAGATCAAAtacctataaatataaaatttcttttgctaatttagcaaaagaaattttatatttacaggaTGTTATTCGATGTTTAGAATGCTGTACAATACCATGAAGATATCATAACAATGTTTTCGAAAAATTTGTGTCATTAggaataaaggatgaaaaattaaaatgactctagtgctattaaattcaaattttgcaattgaaCCATTAGCACTCAACTGGCAACATTACGGTGCATTGGGTTACATGTTTACTTCaggcttaaaatatatttcttattcgaTATCAAATTGCTGTTACTTTGATTAGCAACCAGAATTAGTAATTGACATCTTGGTAAAAGtctatttatattgtttaaactaataaaagaatTGAATGTGTTTTAATTAACCCAGATCACTGCTGCAGTGCCAGTCGAGTACTAGCTAAGTTTCGGTATTCCTTCAAAGTAAGATTCTAAAACTATTCATCAACagaataaatagtaatatttattcataacaGAATGATGTTGCAAGTACCTAGAGAGATTTAGAAGAATTCGTACTATTCAAATTCATTGTATTCTAAAATTAGGACAaccaagaatttaaatattactatatatgaAGCTCGATTCGTACTATAATTAAGAAGTTTATCTAGAAACgatactttttatttgaaactatcaatagaaaataatgaatttcaggATATCTAAAAGTATGTTAGGTacgataatatattttcataataattttctatcCTCTTCttactttatcattttttgttttcGCTTTGACAACTGACATATGTTACATGGAACTAGAAAGTTAAAGTTTCACTGACATATGTTACATGAACATTCAGACAATTTACAAGTAatactttttagtttaaaaaattaatttaaaataaatttgggctttacaaaaaaaaagatagccAAACAAGCTTGCTTGTTCAATAGAAAAATAGTACCGATCCAGAGTACCAACAACCATTGATGTTCAGAATTTGTTTATGGGCTTATAAAATACTCTGCAAGCTAATAGAAAGTGCTCGCGGTTTCTGCCAGCAAGCAAGTGCTTGTTTTGATGGCACAAGTACTTACAACTGTACAGTTTTTGCGCATGTATGGTCTTACTGGATTGACCGGAACTAACCGAATGTAGACCCTGCATTAGAATCGCCCTTCCCCATACTGGTGAAAGATGAGAGATGGTTCTAGATCAATTTTGAAAAGGATATCCTTTGTGGGTTAGCATTACTTCTTAAATCTGTATGTTTTCTGAGAAAATCAAGTGACaatgttttgtaaaaatgaaagtaatagaAATTCCTCAAAAACATAATTagattccaaattaattttacaacttCTGTTAGTTGagtttagaaattaaagaaaaaaaatttgtcaaatatcATGTTCACTAAAATGTTtgcaatttcagatttaaaattttttccaactCCATCATTTGATGAATCATGATCAAAATTCCTATTTGTAGAAGGAGACAAGCGCACATAGAGTGAGTGTAGGCAGGAAAAGTTAGGATGTATGTGCATTGCTTTCACTATTACGCATATATTTCCGAAAGTACtgctttttaaaatgatcttATAGAAAGGTCCATTACGTTGATTTATTTCTTTGACCGGAATATTTGTCATTATGACCgctaaagtatttattaattaaacaaacattcaaaagttatttcaaaattatattcaagaagATTCGTTTAGAAAAACCTCGTACGGGACTACGAGTTAGATAGAAATATAGAACAAACGACGTATTTACAGTGTTTTTTGTACACCATCTTCTGTTTCTGACGTCAACTTGTACCTcattacatttgaaaatgtttatatccTCCATCCAGTATAAACGGTGATTTGTAAGGAAAACAAAGTAGTCTAATCActctaaaaaagttattaataattttttaatgaagtaattgatttttttttatcttttaaatcttaTCCAAAAAACAATAGCTGTGCTATCAAAATTGTCATTTGATAGGAACTTGGATCGAGAGTATATgcatgtaaacaaaaataaactgaacgctaaataaatgttttttgctAGTCTAGATTATGTAAAactctaaatttgaaaataatgagattcgcttagtaattaaaatgtataacatGAGAAATAGTATTTGGCGCATTTTATCAACTTGCATATTCAAATATCGTTCTTTCAATTCTTACTGTAAATGTGTGCAATGTAAAGAAacgtatctaaaatataaaagacaaGATTCATCTGTTTTCAGTATAAAACTCACTCAATCAGAAAACAGGTCATTCAGGTAttacttttttccttaaattaattgaatggaaataaattctcaacaaaagaaataaaattaatctttatttgcGCCCAAGTCTATTTTAGCAAATTATCCTTAAATTACAATTCTCGATTTTGTAatctgaaagtaaaaatagaaaataagtatGTTGAAATATTCTAGTTGCAAAATATGTTgtaattgttttacaaaaaaacttATGGATATAcctatatattgcattttttagtctgatattttaatttttgaaattttaaataattacgattaaaaattttcatttttattttctttctgtgaagtattttttttttttttatgttgcttaCAATTCACTATAATTCTGGTTAGGTTTTCTTATACCTGTATATTATCCTTTATATGTCCAGCAGAATTAGCATTAAAACTAACAATGAATCTCAAATAAATCTGAAGTTagtaatgaaaaaagataaagttttgaactgtaaaaatattgaactttAGTTAGTcatttgctaaatttatttaatgttgtaAGAAAAGTAAACATTATTGTATTGTATGTCTCTGTTATTATATCTTTCCTCATTTAGGGATACTAAAGAGAGTTAGCTAAAGACCTTAAGTATAAGGTTGGAAGCTATATAACCAAGTAAATTCTTGATTCACATTGAAAAATGACAGTAAAGTTGTAATTCATGAAAGACTTCATCACCAATGATGGGGCATACTTTACTTCGAATTATTCAGTGCATGTCATTTCAAGcaatttcagtaataaattcatttcaacatATCTGTTTTACATGTTTCAAAGTACTCAGAATTTTGTCTGTAGCAGTTCAATTATCTATACAAactaaattttgtatgaatttgaatgtctttgaattttatatgaatagttATGGtagcagttttaaataaatttgattgtcaagtaaaattatcttaataaatattatttttaatataataacttatattactttaattttaatgtatggcAATTTTTAAAAGGTATCAGTGCAATCAGGATATATgcaaaaatggataatttttaagatattcataattaccaaaaacaattatttttaatttaatgtattaatatctATTTCATTCTACTTATAGTTTTCTGATCAGATTATTATAGCTTGtaacatgattaaaaaattaatggaacaTCTTTAATTAGATGAAtgtctacatttttaaaaatatttgttgtgataattattttaggaattattcaggataaattgtaaaaaattgattatatgaCTTAATCTGGTTAGTTAAAAGATTAATGGAATCATTTGAAAGCGGGAGAGAAGAGGGCTTTCCTTTGccataaattacaaatattaaaattatactccCACCCTAACATCTACTTATACttgttttctcttcttttttattagaatttctatatagaattttcaaaaattttacaccaAGATATTAATTGTTGCTGACACTTTAGTAAAACTCTTGTAGAAGTGTTAGTATTTTTTGTAGAAGTAATTACTTCCTTACTTTTTTTCagttcaaaacataaaaattttatgttggcTGGCATTTTGACATGGCTTGGACTGAAAAAGGAAGCAGAGGAAGAAGATCCTATGATATCTGTCATGAAACTAGGAattctgaatttacaaaaaaaggaaTATGATACTGctgaaaatattcttcatttggCTCTAAAACTAGCTCAAGAAAGGCAAGATATGCAAGCtcaaagatacatttttgatgTACTAGCTAATGTTGCTTTTGAGAAAGGTGACTATCCAAAAGCAGAAAAGCTTTTTATTCAAGTAACCAAAGAACTTTTAGCTTCAGGTACACCTTTTGATGACAATGCCATTGTTGAAATATCTCTGAAACTTGCTTCTATTTATAGTCACCGAGAGGAGAGAGAAAAAGCTGAAAAGGGTTTCCAGTTTTGTATAAACacacaacaaaataaattagatGCAATGAACCTGAACAATGTTAATGATCTTTCTGATCATGAAAAAGACACTGTTCTTTTATGGGCTATGTGTGTTGATTGGTATGCTAGGTATTTATTAGCTTCAGGGATGCTGAAAGAAGccaaagaaaatttccaaaaagctCTAGACATTTCTGAACGAATTAATGGCATATCTCATCCACAAACTTTAGTTTTATTGAATGACATTGGTAGTGTACATAGTTTACTTAATGAATATGATTTAGCagttgagaattttaaaaaagctattaaGCGATCCAACGAAAGTGAATCTCCTGATCTGCCAGCATTTTATTGCAACTTAGGAGCTACTTACTTGCAGTGTGGAAATATTGAAAAAGGTGAAGAAGCCTgcaaaactgctttaaaattagCAAGAAAGATGAATCATGCTGTTGCAGAAGAAGATGCAGCCGAAtgcttaaaagaattaaatatgcataaatcCCATTGATTTATTGTTTAACTTGTGTTTCAACTGTAAATaagtagatattttaattttgtttttcatgttgttgaattcttgtaaaaatgtatgaaacagaaattaaattaccTTCAGCATTAATAAGTTCatgtcttttaaaatagaaaaatttcatttttttaactatgtttttgaaattttctttatagtaaattcaattttattttattataaatatttgattttaattttaaataaattcttgtcCTGTaagctttttaaaagaatatgtttaaattgttaaaaagaaatattgttgactatttaatagtatttattagtttcaatgtaaaaaataacagaaaattacaactcaaatcagcagtacatagaaaattacgtcattataaaaaaatttctccaagACTGTTAAAAGATTTCCCACagttaaacaatttattttattgcacacAATCCCAGTTGagactaattttatataattaataggtGTGATGATACACTCTATGTATCTCGCATGTTGTTGATCATGAATGATCTCACATGCAATTCTGATTTTAGTATAtgctataaaaattcatttatacaatataaatttttgagttGGTATTGAAGAAATATACAGGATATCAAATTCTATTCTcccagaattaaaattttattcataggaTTATTATTAATAGCCTAtgcataaacataatttaatttcgttaaattctataatatatatattactttaattgaaaattgtatctGTTGGTAATTATAATCATAacctaatatttttatctatacaattataaaataatttcagatataataagatcctttttgaatgaatgaaataaacttattttcatgtatttcttACTCTAAATGCATCTTGTGATCATTGTAATTTGCCATTGAAAAAGGGcctttttctgtttaaataaatagttttgttaatttaaatcaattttattattgttaatgttattttgctttttattaacaagcagttttaagaaaatatctaacTTTGAAGCATTTCACAATATTATggggttttcttttttatttcttgaaatatcaaatgacatatttcatgccaaaaattacttattgtcagaaattataaactttttttttttccattatgataGTGCATTCAATCAATCTTTGTCATTTGTTACAAGTTCTTgttatcttagaaaaaaaaaatttttttagtgtgatcaattttttcaaaaagttttcataatatattataaaacattgtttacaataaaaaaatttgtaaaaaataaaaatttcatattaatatgaattataatagcTGATCTGCTAAATCATATTTTATACCAGTCATATTCAACTTATACCATATTTTAAAGGTTATATTCAACCTCCATTgtagtttaaaatagttttttagcAGAATCTTTTTTATCAATCACCAGTTAGACATTTATTAGATAAGAGATTTATCATATGGCCTATAAATTTACATACCTTTATATAttgtcatatatttaaattaatctaattttggACTTGCATCCGATTTTAAGTACAAGAATCAAATAATAGCCCAAGCAGTATGGGATATACAATTAGCAATTAGAAGAAATGATGTAGTAAACTCTTACAATTCGAATAATATTGTTCtggaaacaacttttttttcaatattaaataattgaaaatgaagaaatttgtcTACATaggatatttaaatcatttttttttaaattaccttttacTTAAATAGgcttatttgcatcattttttggcaatttcttgtcattttccttaaaaacagaagaggaaattttatttccacataGTTACATCagtattattaattgaaatttcatgcCTCCCTATGGAATTATTTTACCAATtctttgtgtatgtgtgtattcttaatttaagaatttttaaatcagagTCATCTTTTTAGACAATAAAGACAAATTGCCCTGCCTCAAAATTGGtaacttcaaattttatacaaGTTTATTTATCTAAGAAAtcatttgactttaaaatatttctctcatatatatatatatatatatatatatatatatatatatatattaattctagtGATGTATCacatgtatattaaataatgGATGAAAAAAGTGCAgatttcaattaagtttttattacagtataattAGTAATTTACACAATTTATTCAAATCTACTATATCTATTTAAATCAGATTCttagtttatttttgtatctACATTATGAATCTTCATCAGAAAAAAACAGAAGAGTAGAGTGAATTTGATATTGTAACAAGACAAGAAGCTGGGGCTATTTTTAGGCTATCTGAGGAATGCAGTAAATTGCATTGAAGCATGTAATTGCCATCAATCATTTCTTGGAAACAATCGAACCCATTTTacaaacaagaaaatttaaagtaagcaaaattataacattaaattaaagaaccattttgattttatgttaaaagcattgtaaaagaaaagttaaataagagataaacaaattattatattatatattattaaattatattaaaaggagAATTTGTCTCTTGTGTATCTATTCACAAGTTAATGGCATCCTAAGTTCAAACTGATCTGTGATTATAGATCAGTATAAGCTCCCAAATGCAGAATATTTCTGAGatcttgtgataaaaaaaatgttacttgcAAATGAATCAATGATACtatcatttaaattactttttaaaatgttttgtgaaaaaattggtaaatagattggatttctttaaaacaattcttCATTCTTAGATCAACTGAaaaacgattattttatttttaatataatattccttTATTCATGAATAAAACTATCCCCTCCCCTTTTTTCGAGtaggaaacaaaattaaactgtcattaataaaaaaaggaaaaatatttgcttctataaaataaaatttaattacaaagattAAGAAAGTCATTTAATATCTTTCTCAGATTAGGATCAAACAAATGGCTTTTAATGTTATATACTTAAATTCTGGGTGATATAAGAAAATGAACCAAGTTCCCACtgtcattgaaaaagaaaattagaggaTCTTACTAAGAAAATTCAAGGCTCATAAACTTACATACTTCAGATATTACAAtgcaaatgataaatttaaaacttcaccATTAGCATTCAAAAGTACCAATACTTTCTTGCTTATCACTTCTAGAagcttaatcattaaaaaaaaaaaaattacagttcaaAGTGACTTTCAAAATCCTGATGAAAGTACACTTACCATTAACTACTACACAGATAAACTAAATGCCATTTTCACACAAACCATTACTCACTTCAtaaacacatttacatttttactcaaacaaaattcattaaaatgaatgttaacCCTTGTGGTTCTCTCATTTTGACTAAAACACggtagaatgaaaagaaaaatgcttaaaatacacataaatcaataaatctttatttatatttaaacaaatgaactGCAAGCAGTGtgcctttaaaacatttttaatttttaagctctTCTGTTAAAACCTTGATTGCTATTCCAATTCATAATGCACTGAAAATCTCTATTCTTCTGTCTTTTCAATTAGTTCATTCAAACTTCTGCagtgtaaaatcatttaaatttttactttttaaaaaaaaattcacatccTTTAGTCCttttcttttcaacatttttagattataatttttgctATTGAATGTTTTTGACATACAACAGACATTATTTGTATACATAAGTTCTTttgttattcagaaattttttacacTGCATTTTCtcaatctaaaataaaatgctttcgaTCAGTTTCTACTTTAAGAATTCAACttctatatttttacttaatgaaaatcCTGTTTCAACAATGCCCTGATTATGGGACTGTATCATCAAAATGTTAATTACCACCCGAAATTTTGATCAGACTTTTAACCTCCtaattactttgataaaataagtattaatttaatatactttaaatccCTAAAATTCTACTGAATTGCAAG is a window encoding:
- the LOC129981931 gene encoding tetratricopeptide repeat protein 19, mitochondrial-like, whose product is MYNMRNSIWRILSTCIFKYRSFNSYCKCVQCKETYLKYKRQDSSVFSIKLTQSENRSFSSKHKNFMLAGILTWLGLKKEAEEEDPMISVMKLGILNLQKKEYDTAENILHLALKLAQERQDMQAQRYIFDVLANVAFEKGDYPKAEKLFIQVTKELLASGTPFDDNAIVEISLKLASIYSHREEREKAEKGFQFCINTQQNKLDAMNLNNVNDLSDHEKDTVLLWAMCVDWYARYLLASGMLKEAKENFQKALDISERINGISHPQTLVLLNDIGSVHSLLNEYDLAVENFKKAIKRSNESESPDLPAFYCNLGATYLQCGNIEKGEEACKTALKLARKMNHAVAEEDAAECLKELNMHKSH